A genome region from Deferribacterota bacterium includes the following:
- the draG gene encoding ADP-ribosyl-[dinitrogen reductase] hydrolase, giving the protein MKINNNIIDKALGAYLGFAIGDALGATTEFMNENEIKHTYGVHRKIIGGGWLHLEAGNITDDTQMCLYLGNSIIDNNGFDEKKVAIYFLNWMKSKPIDIGHTVRRGLVNFRKTGHCEVPYSEYAAGNGACMRNLPIILYCLKNWNNFRDLTIKQCHITHNNKHSDAITIAFGEITKILIETSDKEKAYNFVINFIDKHPKYNFLNYRGENSGYVVDTFKIVMHYFFNNNTFYDILLPIVNKGGDCDTNGALAGMLAGALYGRKGLYKGWLKKIKKEIKRDIE; this is encoded by the coding sequence ATGAAAATAAATAACAATATTATCGATAAAGCATTGGGGGCTTATCTTGGCTTTGCAATAGGTGATGCCCTTGGTGCTACTACAGAATTTATGAATGAAAATGAGATTAAACATACCTATGGAGTTCACAGAAAAATAATTGGGGGAGGATGGTTGCATTTAGAGGCAGGTAATATCACTGATGATACGCAGATGTGCTTATATTTAGGAAATAGTATAATTGATAACAACGGCTTTGATGAAAAAAAAGTTGCTATATATTTCCTGAATTGGATGAAATCAAAACCTATAGATATTGGTCACACTGTTAGAAGAGGCCTTGTAAATTTTAGAAAAACAGGTCACTGCGAGGTACCATACTCAGAATACGCAGCAGGTAATGGGGCCTGCATGAGAAACCTACCAATTATTTTATATTGTCTAAAAAATTGGAATAACTTTAGAGATCTAACAATTAAGCAATGTCATATAACACATAATAATAAACATTCAGATGCTATAACAATTGCTTTTGGTGAAATAACAAAAATTTTAATAGAAACAAGTGACAAAGAAAAAGCTTACAATTTTGTAATTAATTTTATAGATAAACATCCAAAATATAATTTTTTAAATTATAGAGGCGAGAACTCAGGTTATGTAGTTGATACATTTAAAATAGTTATGCATTATTTTTTTAATAACAATACATTTTACGATATTCTACTGCCAATCGTCAATAAAGGTGGTGATTGTGACACTAATGGAGCACTAGCTGGAATGTTAGCAGGTGCACTCTATGGAAGAAAGGGTTTGTATAAAGGTTGGCTAAAAAAGATCAAGAAGGAAATAAAAAGAGATATAGAA
- a CDS encoding NAD(+)--dinitrogen-reductase ADP-D-ribosyltransferase — protein MINVSSAYFASTDYNKNIDEIKIMGVYEYHRDLFNAIHMANTLKEANEIFDRYVYELFELKDGRNKKIGNLYKILMGWMFDSNRYEGALLKRWVESRFGIVPNFHKNKICSLESESYIEYLSECMSSKVNKNAMFLQLDLLYHYTQTIIKRFYPHFIPYITLYRGIDSLDESFDLTKIDNKLFIATHNNINSFTLDSTIAEQFGSTIIKVDVPFTKVIFFSDAVPLHHFSGEQEFVVIGGDYITNIV, from the coding sequence ATGATAAATGTTAGTTCTGCATATTTTGCAAGTACCGATTACAATAAAAATATTGATGAAATTAAGATAATGGGTGTTTATGAATATCATAGAGATTTATTTAATGCAATTCATATGGCTAATACACTCAAAGAAGCAAATGAGATATTTGATAGATATGTTTATGAGTTATTTGAATTAAAGGATGGCAGAAATAAAAAAATTGGAAACCTATATAAGATACTTATGGGTTGGATGTTTGACTCAAATAGGTATGAGGGTGCTCTCTTAAAAAGATGGGTTGAAAGTAGATTTGGTATTGTGCCGAATTTTCATAAAAACAAGATATGTAGCTTAGAATCTGAAAGTTATATTGAATATCTTAGTGAGTGTATGTCTTCAAAAGTCAATAAAAATGCAATGTTTTTACAGCTTGACCTATTATATCACTATACACAAACTATTATTAAAAGATTTTACCCCCATTTTATCCCATATATCACTCTATATAGAGGTATTGATTCCTTGGATGAGAGTTTTGATTTAACAAAAATTGATAATAAGCTGTTTATTGCTACACATAATAATATAAATTCCTTTACTTTAGATTCTACAATTGCAGAGCAATTTGGTAGTACTATCATTAAAGTAGATGTTCCTTTTACTAAAGTTATATTTTTTTCTGATGCTGTCCCATTACATCATTTTTCAGGAGAACAAGAGTTCGTTGTAATAGGTGGCGATTATATAACTAATATAGTTTAA
- the nifA gene encoding nif-specific transcriptional activator NifA: MVVKVNYYKLAMQTIYEISNVLNNSSYKKTCLENVLNILKSNLQIKRGFILLYDNIAKNLYIGASIGINKEQEKVIRYNVGEGIVGKVFKIGSPMIVSDVSREPLFIDKIERSEKKEELSFLAVPIKDGREVIGVLALDKDVASIYTYSSEIDLLKMISNLISSFLKRIENLEQERAKYLEEKLRLENELKSRFSFKGLIGKSKAMQSVCKSIAMTAKTKTTVLIRGESGTGKEIVAKTIHYNSDRRDKPFVAINCASIPMELIESELFGHEKGAFTGATDQKKGKFELANGGTILLDEIGDMPLQAQSKLLRVLQEKKICRVGGQRDIDIDVRVIAATNKDLEEEIQKGNFRLDLYYRLNIVTIYIPPLRKRREDIPLLAEYFLQRINKEYGKNVKLDKGALDILMRCRWPGNIRELESCIERAVLFTEGSVVTKENLACQRGMPCLGMFEENNSEAEDNNIRDNLGDSAIYDKNELILTEKRSIEEALKKSGFVKAKAARLLNMTVRQLDYRIKKYGIKVNSF; this comes from the coding sequence ATGGTGGTAAAAGTTAATTATTACAAACTAGCTATGCAGACAATATATGAGATTAGTAATGTACTAAATAATTCTAGCTATAAAAAAACCTGTCTAGAGAACGTGTTAAACATATTAAAGAGTAATCTGCAGATAAAGAGAGGTTTTATATTGCTCTATGATAATATTGCTAAAAACCTATATATAGGGGCCTCAATTGGGATTAATAAAGAGCAAGAAAAAGTAATTAGGTATAACGTAGGCGAAGGGATTGTTGGCAAGGTATTTAAAATAGGCTCTCCTATGATTGTTTCTGATGTAAGCAGAGAACCTCTTTTTATTGATAAAATTGAACGAAGCGAAAAAAAAGAGGAGTTAAGTTTTCTTGCTGTTCCAATAAAAGATGGGAGAGAAGTTATTGGAGTATTAGCTTTAGATAAAGATGTAGCTAGCATATATACATATTCAAGTGAGATTGACCTATTAAAAATGATTTCAAACCTTATTTCATCCTTTCTTAAGAGAATTGAAAATTTAGAGCAAGAAAGAGCAAAATATCTTGAGGAGAAATTGAGGCTTGAGAATGAATTAAAGAGCAGATTTTCTTTTAAGGGTTTAATAGGAAAAAGTAAGGCAATGCAAAGTGTTTGCAAATCTATTGCAATGACAGCTAAAACAAAAACTACAGTCTTAATTCGTGGGGAAAGTGGTACAGGCAAGGAAATTGTAGCGAAGACTATCCATTATAATTCTGATAGGAGAGATAAACCCTTTGTTGCAATAAATTGTGCCTCAATTCCTATGGAATTAATTGAGAGCGAGTTATTTGGCCACGAAAAGGGAGCTTTTACAGGTGCAACGGATCAGAAAAAAGGTAAGTTTGAATTAGCTAATGGGGGAACTATATTGCTAGATGAAATAGGTGATATGCCTTTGCAAGCTCAAAGTAAATTGTTGAGGGTGTTACAGGAGAAAAAGATTTGCCGCGTAGGCGGACAAAGGGATATAGATATAGATGTTAGGGTAATAGCAGCGACAAATAAGGATTTGGAAGAAGAGATTCAGAAGGGTAACTTTAGGTTAGATCTGTATTACAGGCTTAATATAGTAACAATTTATATTCCTCCTTTAAGAAAAAGAAGAGAAGATATCCCTCTTTTAGCAGAGTATTTTTTGCAAAGAATCAATAAAGAATATGGGAAGAATGTTAAATTAGATAAAGGTGCCCTTGATATTTTAATGAGGTGTAGATGGCCTGGTAATATAAGGGAGTTAGAGAGTTGTATAGAAAGGGCTGTTCTCTTTACTGAAGGCTCTGTTGTTACAAAGGAAAATCTCGCATGTCAAAGAGGGATGCCTTGCCTAGGTATGTTTGAGGAAAACAATTCAGAAGCAGAAGATAATAATATCAGGGATAATTTAGGAGATTCAGCTATATATGATAAGAATGAATTAATTTTGACTGAAAAGAGATCAATTGAGGAAGCACTTAAAAAAAGTGGTTTTGTTAAAGCAAAAGCTGCAAGGCTACTAAATATGACTGTGAGACAACTAGATTATAGGATTAAAAAATATGGTATAAAGGTTAACTCTTTTTAG
- a CDS encoding nucleotidyltransferase domain-containing protein, translated as MLYIDNIAEEIINKYGITLLVVFGSFAEGTTHKDSDLDLGYMSSNLLTKETELSLLGDLIKYYKRSNIDLVNLKKATPTLKLEVACKGRLIYGTEEDFLRFQLYAAAHYADTKFLRQERENYLKSRMKII; from the coding sequence GTGTTGTATATTGATAATATAGCCGAAGAGATAATAAATAAATATGGCATTACTCTATTAGTTGTTTTTGGTTCATTTGCTGAGGGGACTACACATAAAGATAGTGACCTTGATTTAGGATATATGAGTAGTAATTTATTAACTAAGGAGACAGAGCTGTCATTACTAGGTGACTTGATTAAATATTACAAGAGAAGTAATATTGATTTAGTTAACTTGAAAAAAGCCACTCCTACCTTAAAATTAGAAGTAGCCTGTAAAGGAAGATTGATCTATGGGACAGAAGAAGATTTTTTGAGATTTCAGTTGTATGCAGCAGCACATTATGCAGATACTAAGTTTCTGAGACAGGAGAGAGAAAACTACCTTAAGAGTAGGATGAAGATAATATGA
- a CDS encoding DUF86 domain-containing protein encodes MKDTLRSVVIDKLLKMDHYINELEEAKPACYQDYIRNKILNYGIERLIQLIIDLALDINNIIIKDKDRPPATDYFNSFIDLVEIGVLEHEFAYKIASSTELRNRLIHEYEKIDNKIVYQSIDKTCQFYRDYMKKISTYIGM; translated from the coding sequence ATGAAAGATACCTTACGTTCTGTTGTTATAGATAAATTGCTAAAAATGGATCATTATATAAATGAATTAGAGGAAGCAAAACCAGCGTGTTATCAAGATTATATTAGAAATAAAATACTAAATTATGGTATAGAAAGATTGATACAGTTAATTATTGATTTAGCACTTGATATTAATAATATTATTATTAAAGATAAGGACAGACCTCCAGCAACTGATTATTTTAATTCATTTATTGACTTAGTTGAAATTGGTGTTTTAGAGCATGAGTTTGCATATAAAATAGCTTCTAGCACTGAACTTAGGAATAGATTGATTCATGAATATGAAAAAATTGATAATAAAATTGTTTATCAGAGTATAGATAAAACATGTCAGTTTTACCGGGATTATATGAAAAAAATAAGCACTTATATAGGGATGTAA
- a CDS encoding betaine/proline/choline family ABC transporter ATP-binding protein (Members of the family are the ATP-binding subunit of ABC transporters for substrates such as betaine, L-proline or other amino acids, choline, carnitine, etc. The substrate specificity is best determined from the substrate-binding subunit, rather than this subunit, as it interacts with the permease subunit and not with substrate directly.), translating into MIEYNAVTKIYKRGKESHVAVNNVSFNVEKGNIVVLLGPSGCGKTTLLKLTNRLVSLTSGSILINGRDINDYNEVELRQSMGYVIQQIGLFPNKTIGENISLIPKIRKWDKRKIEKRVEELLHLVNLEPEIYRDRYPAELSGGQAQRVGVARALAVDPEIILMDEPFGAIDPINRVQIQDEVLSLQSKLKKTIIFVTHDISEALKMGDKIAIFRKGELIQYDTPFNILINPKNEYIENFIGTDRSLRVLSLIKVKRVVQRNPKNIIKVEQTIDEAYNILKSSDENFIYVIKKGKPLGYLTEDILCKAEENVEYDIEYIVKPFPAIIREEHVLSDVMGYMLMYENYHYPVVNKEGILIGTISYRDIKNYITNIYNK; encoded by the coding sequence ATGATTGAATATAACGCTGTAACAAAAATATATAAGAGAGGTAAAGAAAGTCATGTTGCAGTAAATAATGTATCTTTTAATGTGGAAAAAGGTAATATTGTTGTATTGTTAGGCCCCAGTGGATGTGGAAAAACTACGTTGCTCAAATTAACTAATAGGTTGGTTAGTCTAACGAGCGGATCAATCCTTATTAATGGTAGAGATATAAACGATTATAACGAAGTAGAACTTAGACAGAGTATGGGTTATGTAATACAACAGATTGGGCTTTTCCCAAATAAAACAATCGGTGAGAATATCTCACTTATCCCAAAAATAAGAAAATGGGACAAAAGAAAGATAGAAAAAAGGGTTGAAGAGCTTTTGCACCTTGTTAATTTAGAGCCAGAGATCTATCGTGATAGATATCCAGCTGAGTTATCAGGTGGGCAAGCCCAGAGGGTGGGTGTAGCAAGAGCTTTAGCTGTAGATCCAGAGATTATTCTAATGGATGAACCCTTTGGTGCAATAGATCCTATTAACAGAGTACAGATTCAGGATGAGGTGCTAAGTTTACAGTCTAAGTTAAAAAAGACAATAATTTTTGTAACCCATGATATATCTGAAGCTCTAAAAATGGGTGATAAAATAGCTATTTTCAGAAAGGGAGAATTAATTCAATATGATACCCCCTTTAATATCTTGATTAATCCAAAAAATGAATATATAGAGAATTTTATTGGCACTGATAGGTCATTAAGAGTACTGAGTCTTATTAAGGTAAAAAGGGTTGTACAAAGAAATCCTAAAAATATAATAAAAGTAGAGCAAACTATTGATGAAGCATATAATATACTAAAATCTTCAGATGAGAATTTTATATATGTCATAAAGAAAGGCAAGCCTTTGGGTTATTTAACAGAAGATATTTTATGTAAAGCTGAAGAGAATGTAGAATATGATATAGAATATATTGTTAAGCCTTTCCCTGCCATTATTAGAGAAGAACATGTCTTAAGTGATGTGATGGGGTATATGCTTATGTATGAGAATTATCATTATCCAGTAGTAAATAAAGAAGGTATATTAATAGGAACTATTAGCTATAGGGATATAAAAAATTATATAACAAATATATATAATAAATAA
- a CDS encoding ABC transporter permease, translating into MIEYISNNYNYIIQLTIEHLIIVLTSIVISIIIALPIGIFISFNENIAKRVIAAANILMTIPSIALFGLMLPILAPFNLSLGKTPAIIALVLYNQLPIISNTYSSLKNIDRTIISTAKAIGLSNWHILKEVTIPMSIPIIIGGIRTASVLSIGITAIAAYIGAGGLGVLIQMGISRIYFEMVLAGAIFISVIAIIFDVLMYLFEYIITPKGILIQRKTKKL; encoded by the coding sequence ATGATTGAATATATATCAAATAATTATAATTATATAATCCAATTAACAATTGAACACCTCATTATCGTTTTAACGTCCATTGTTATCTCAATTATTATAGCTTTACCTATTGGTATTTTTATTAGTTTTAATGAAAATATTGCAAAAAGAGTGATTGCTGCTGCAAACATATTAATGACAATTCCCTCTATTGCTCTTTTTGGGTTAATGCTTCCTATCCTTGCTCCATTTAATCTCTCTTTGGGTAAAACCCCAGCTATAATTGCACTGGTACTATACAATCAACTACCAATAATTAGTAATACCTATTCATCATTAAAAAATATTGATAGAACAATCATTAGTACGGCAAAGGCTATAGGTTTGTCAAATTGGCATATATTGAAAGAGGTAACAATCCCAATGAGTATACCTATCATTATAGGTGGCATCAGAACTGCTTCAGTTTTGAGTATTGGCATTACAGCTATAGCAGCCTATATTGGTGCTGGCGGGCTTGGCGTTTTAATACAAATGGGCATTTCTAGGATCTATTTTGAGATGGTATTGGCGGGAGCTATTTTTATTTCAGTAATAGCAATTATATTTGATGTTTTAATGTATTTGTTTGAATATATTATTACACCAAAGGGTATATTAATACAAAGAAAGACTAAAAAGCTGTGA
- a CDS encoding ABC transporter permease, which translates to MKLLDLAFKIFSFGLLIYIGIFIERIGIVSFFEKPVNRYYVYTLIIQHINMVLISMLIATIIGLLVGIVFTRGRFKKYAFIALYIVGLGQSIPVLAFLAFSLLLVGIGFKSAIVALIVCSIIPIARNTLAGINSVDPSIVDAAKGMGLSSNRILFEIELPLSAGIIITGVRVALIINISTASLASLIGAGGLGELIFAGIALMDSTRLISGATITALLALTADFLCSYFYEILIPEGVKIGA; encoded by the coding sequence GTGAAATTATTAGATCTAGCTTTCAAAATATTTAGTTTTGGACTTTTAATATACATTGGCATATTTATAGAGAGGATTGGTATAGTATCCTTTTTTGAAAAGCCGGTAAATAGGTATTATGTCTATACATTAATTATTCAGCATATAAACATGGTTTTAATTAGTATGCTTATAGCAACTATCATAGGACTATTGGTAGGGATAGTATTTACAAGAGGAAGGTTTAAAAAGTATGCTTTTATAGCATTGTACATTGTTGGATTAGGTCAAAGTATTCCAGTTCTTGCATTTCTTGCATTTTCCCTTCTTTTGGTAGGTATTGGTTTTAAAAGTGCTATCGTTGCTCTTATTGTTTGTTCTATTATCCCCATAGCTAGAAATACTTTAGCAGGTATAAATTCAGTGGATCCATCAATAGTTGATGCAGCAAAGGGTATGGGTTTATCTTCAAATAGGATATTGTTTGAAATTGAATTGCCTCTTTCAGCTGGTATAATAATTACTGGGGTTAGGGTTGCATTAATTATAAATATTTCAACAGCTTCACTAGCCAGTCTTATTGGGGCAGGTGGCTTAGGGGAGCTTATATTTGCTGGTATAGCACTTATGGATTCCACTAGATTAATAAGTGGTGCTACAATCACAGCATTGCTCGCTTTAACCGCTGATTTTTTATGTTCCTATTTTTATGAAATTTTAATACCTGAGGGAGTAAAGATAGGTGCTTAA
- a CDS encoding glycine betaine ABC transporter substrate-binding protein: protein MLKKLLIVITLCLLLINPLSLFSKEKKIIIGAKNFTENIIFSEITRILLEKKGYNIVLKKGVGSTVIRKALETGQVDMYYEYTGTAYTVYYKGSDFDIMRDGSKLYKWVRKNDKKKGLIWLKPLDINNTYTLMMQQKNVKEYNIYNISDLVKYMEGRKKPIKIGIDAEFYGRSDGFKALAEYYNFPQNKYIAKIMDQGLTYLSLKEGLLDVAMGFATDGRIKYYNLVNLEDDKRFFPVYNPACVVRKVVLDKFPDIKIYINKLADKIDLNDIRRLNYLTDIKHKSVESVAKKFFNTLKFNKIKNK from the coding sequence GTGCTTAAGAAATTACTGATTGTAATAACCCTATGTTTATTATTAATTAATCCATTGTCTTTATTCTCAAAGGAGAAAAAAATAATTATTGGGGCAAAAAATTTTACTGAAAATATAATTTTTTCAGAGATCACAAGGATATTATTAGAGAAGAAAGGCTATAATATTGTATTAAAAAAAGGTGTGGGTTCAACAGTTATAAGAAAAGCTTTAGAGACTGGTCAAGTTGATATGTATTATGAATATACTGGTACAGCTTATACAGTTTATTATAAGGGCAGTGACTTTGATATTATGAGAGATGGTAGTAAACTTTATAAATGGGTGAGAAAAAATGACAAAAAGAAAGGATTAATATGGTTAAAACCTCTAGATATAAATAATACGTACACATTAATGATGCAACAAAAGAATGTTAAAGAATATAATATATATAATATTAGCGATCTAGTTAAATATATGGAAGGTAGAAAAAAACCTATAAAGATAGGAATTGATGCAGAGTTTTACGGAAGAAGTGATGGATTTAAGGCGTTGGCAGAATATTATAATTTTCCTCAAAATAAGTATATTGCAAAGATTATGGATCAAGGTTTAACATACCTTTCACTAAAAGAGGGTTTGTTAGATGTTGCAATGGGTTTTGCAACTGATGGGAGGATCAAATATTATAATTTAGTTAATTTGGAAGATGATAAGAGGTTTTTTCCTGTGTATAATCCTGCGTGTGTGGTTAGAAAAGTTGTATTAGATAAATTTCCCGATATCAAAATATATATAAACAAACTAGCAGATAAGATTGATTTAAATGATATAAGAAGATTAAATTATTTAACAGATATCAAGCATAAGTCGGTTGAATCAGTAGCAAAAAAATTTTTTAATACTCTAAAGTTTAACAAGATAAAAAATAAGTAG
- a CDS encoding archease — protein MGQFKIIDTTADLGIECSGENINDLFNTALLGLYYSLFEKHINFEKLHKLKICKEDLKNDELTFLLYDLLDDALFYVYSKNILFNIDKLSTSEQFIIKNLYENRYKIKNEIKAITMHNLNCSWDNNKNLWIAKVILDI, from the coding sequence ATGGGTCAATTTAAAATCATTGACACTACCGCAGATTTGGGTATTGAATGCTCTGGAGAAAATATTAATGATTTATTCAACACTGCACTATTAGGCTTATATTATTCTCTCTTTGAAAAACATATTAACTTTGAGAAACTTCACAAATTAAAAATCTGTAAAGAAGATTTAAAAAATGATGAATTAACCTTTCTATTATATGACCTACTTGATGATGCGCTATTTTACGTATATAGCAAAAATATTCTATTTAATATTGATAAATTATCTACGTCAGAACAGTTCATTATAAAAAATCTATATGAAAATAGATATAAAATAAAAAATGAAATAAAGGCAATAACAATGCATAATTTAAACTGTTCTTGGGATAATAATAAAAATTTATGGATAGCAAAGGTAATTCTTGACATATAA
- a CDS encoding TonB family protein: protein MDRKLFIFIIISLIIHLLILSSITLEQKKGIKKNRPIIVELPKNLKESNKPPETPDLLTDRDINLKKKTEDKKEKKETNIKVSEKEDKRKLKTNIKEKKVEDKQEKVSKTKQKKEKRELLTRKKSKEKIVKTEEKQQEKQISKKEDKTQDVEIPKVTEDKETNKNKLANKEEDLLSKILNPKDVINKIAEEEQNSQKEGEDSVNIQAMKFKYYSYFYKFSRLLHQVWEYPRQSILNGEEGVVRIKFSILDNGKITNIRVIQSSGYPDLDQAAVRALKTMKGIPLPDSYNLNILHVDGHFAYKIHRFYIY from the coding sequence ATGGACAGAAAATTATTTATATTTATTATAATTTCATTGATTATACACCTATTAATATTAAGCAGTATAACTTTAGAGCAAAAAAAGGGAATCAAGAAGAACAGACCAATTATTGTTGAATTGCCTAAGAATCTCAAAGAGAGCAACAAACCACCTGAAACTCCAGACTTATTAACTGACAGGGATATAAATCTCAAAAAAAAGACAGAAGATAAAAAGGAAAAAAAAGAAACTAATATCAAGGTTTCAGAAAAAGAAGATAAAAGAAAGTTAAAGACAAATATTAAAGAAAAGAAGGTAGAAGATAAACAAGAGAAAGTCTCAAAAACTAAACAAAAAAAAGAAAAAAGAGAATTACTTACAAGAAAGAAAAGTAAAGAAAAAATTGTAAAAACAGAAGAAAAACAACAAGAGAAACAAATTAGTAAAAAAGAAGATAAAACACAAGATGTAGAAATCCCTAAAGTGACAGAAGATAAAGAGACAAACAAAAACAAATTAGCAAACAAAGAAGAAGACCTTTTATCAAAAATTTTAAACCCAAAAGATGTTATCAATAAAATAGCTGAGGAAGAACAAAACAGCCAAAAAGAAGGTGAAGATAGTGTTAATATACAGGCAATGAAATTCAAATATTATTCATATTTTTATAAATTTAGCAGACTTTTACATCAAGTATGGGAATACCCAAGACAATCAATATTAAATGGTGAGGAAGGGGTAGTTAGGATAAAATTCAGTATCCTTGATAATGGTAAAATAACAAATATCAGGGTTATACAGTCAAGTGGCTATCCTGATCTTGATCAAGCTGCGGTAAGAGCATTAAAAACAATGAAAGGTATCCCCTTGCCAGATAGCTATAATTTAAATATACTACATGTTGATGGACACTTTGCATATAAAATACACCGTTTTTATATTTACTAA
- a CDS encoding Hsp20/alpha crystallin family protein — MANLPWDQFKDMFSLQNALNELFEGGFYSSSTSIDGEWSPPVDIYENDEEVVIMLEIPGVEKDEIDIFIDENMLKIEGVKNPPYDNKKEDIYRLECPYGKFKRVFNIGVRVDKNKVNASYNDGVLKIVLPKDDTSKQKKIDIVKEG; from the coding sequence ATGGCAAATTTACCATGGGATCAATTTAAAGATATGTTTTCATTGCAAAATGCACTTAATGAGTTGTTTGAGGGAGGTTTTTATAGTTCATCAACATCTATAGATGGTGAGTGGTCTCCACCTGTGGATATATATGAGAATGATGAAGAAGTGGTGATAATGCTCGAGATTCCAGGTGTTGAAAAGGATGAGATAGATATATTTATTGATGAAAATATGCTGAAGATTGAAGGCGTGAAAAACCCTCCCTATGATAATAAAAAAGAGGATATTTATAGGCTTGAATGTCCCTACGGGAAATTTAAGAGAGTATTTAATATTGGTGTTAGAGTTGATAAAAATAAAGTTAATGCATCTTACAATGATGGTGTTTTAAAGATAGTTTTGCCAAAAGATGATACATCTAAACAAAAAAAGATAGATATTGTTAAGGAGGGTTAG